A genomic region of Desulfosarcina ovata subsp. ovata contains the following coding sequences:
- a CDS encoding response regulator, producing the protein MKVMLVEDDPVSLALLKKALGKSDPNVITARNGAEAWERFTSEQPRVVISDWMLPSMSGIELCRKIRAEKTKGYTYIIIMTAKDQKEDVLAAFDAGADDYVAKPYDIREMNARANTGKRIIQLEDTHQALQQKLIISRTKVRTVFDALPEEIISVDRKIRLDSINKAALKIMKGSYSEIIGKPCCQLLEESESDFYENTIKQMVQDGFKTRKTSTTLDRYKDANSQEIIKERTIIPVTREDGAVQTVTIVSRDITEAHQHSEEIRALNQKLKKISSELIKKNLTLESTLKNLERTQAQMAQSEKMASIGQLAAGVAHEINNPTGFVSSNLKTLGDYQTDMNRLIEEYQSLKTGLKTLPFGSLPESISAMIAKLEATETEIDIEFIQDDVNELIDDCREGTERIKKIVEDLKHFAHPGEDRMTETDINKGLESTLNVVYNEIKYKATVVKEFDDVPVVYGFPQQLNQVFMNILVNAAQAIEKSGRITIKTGQVDQMVEVRISDTGCGIDATHLPRIFDPFFTTKDVGKGTGLGMNIAYNIIKKHNGDIRVESAKGKGTTFIIRLPIYNEPGDAGTPDGGVATSA; encoded by the coding sequence ATGAAAGTCATGCTCGTCGAAGATGACCCGGTATCCCTGGCTTTGCTGAAGAAAGCCCTGGGAAAATCCGACCCCAACGTCATTACCGCCAGAAACGGTGCCGAGGCGTGGGAGCGTTTCACCTCCGAGCAGCCCCGGGTTGTCATCAGTGACTGGATGCTGCCGAGCATGAGCGGCATCGAATTGTGCCGGAAAATCAGGGCGGAAAAAACAAAGGGGTACACCTACATCATCATCATGACCGCCAAGGACCAAAAGGAGGATGTACTGGCCGCCTTCGACGCCGGGGCGGACGACTATGTGGCCAAGCCTTATGATATTCGCGAGATGAACGCTCGGGCCAACACGGGCAAACGAATTATCCAACTCGAGGATACTCATCAGGCGCTCCAGCAGAAACTGATCATCAGCCGGACGAAGGTCCGGACCGTCTTTGATGCGCTGCCCGAGGAGATCATCAGCGTGGACAGAAAAATCAGGCTGGATTCCATCAACAAGGCAGCCCTGAAAATCATGAAGGGCAGTTACTCCGAAATCATCGGCAAGCCATGTTGCCAGCTTCTCGAAGAATCCGAATCCGATTTCTACGAAAACACCATCAAACAGATGGTCCAGGATGGATTCAAAACGCGAAAGACCAGCACGACTCTCGATCGCTACAAGGATGCCAACAGCCAGGAGATCATCAAGGAGCGCACAATCATTCCGGTGACCCGTGAGGATGGTGCGGTTCAGACCGTCACCATCGTTTCCCGCGACATCACCGAGGCGCACCAGCACAGCGAGGAGATCCGTGCCCTGAATCAGAAATTGAAGAAAATATCCAGCGAGCTGATCAAGAAAAATCTGACTCTGGAAAGCACACTCAAAAATCTCGAAAGAACCCAGGCTCAGATGGCGCAATCGGAAAAGATGGCTTCCATCGGCCAACTCGCCGCCGGAGTGGCTCATGAAATCAACAATCCCACCGGCTTCGTGAGCAGCAATCTTAAGACCCTCGGCGACTATCAGACGGATATGAACCGGCTCATTGAGGAGTACCAGTCTCTCAAAACGGGGTTGAAGACCCTTCCCTTCGGCAGCCTTCCGGAAAGCATAAGCGCAATGATCGCCAAGTTGGAGGCCACGGAAACGGAGATCGACATCGAATTTATTCAGGACGATGTCAACGAATTGATCGACGACTGCCGTGAGGGCACCGAACGGATCAAGAAAATCGTCGAGGACTTGAAGCATTTTGCCCACCCGGGCGAAGACAGAATGACCGAAACGGACATCAATAAGGGATTGGAATCCACCTTGAACGTGGTCTACAATGAGATCAAGTACAAAGCGACCGTCGTCAAGGAATTCGACGATGTTCCGGTGGTCTATGGGTTCCCCCAGCAGCTCAACCAGGTATTCATGAATATTCTCGTCAACGCGGCCCAGGCCATTGAAAAGTCCGGCCGGATCACCATCAAAACCGGTCAGGTCGACCAGATGGTCGAAGTCCGTATCAGCGATACCGGATGCGGCATCGACGCGACACACCTGCCCCGGATATTCGATCCGTTCTTCACCACCAAGGACGTGGGCAAAGGAACCGGCCTGGGAATGAACATCGCCTATAACATCATTAAAAAACACAACGGTGACATCCGGGTGGAAAGCGCCAAAGGCAAGGGAACCACATTTATTATCCGGCTGCCCATATACAATGAACCTGGAGATGCCGGCACCCCCGACGGCGGTGTCGCCACCTCCGCCTGA
- a CDS encoding PAS domain-containing protein, translated as MADSDTATDDKPTADLLIVDNAFQVRNILVRYLEEAGYRCITAASVDEAKALLATRPVDMILSDIDMPGVSGIELFRYAATACPDTPIIVVSVIDTPQKAKEVLEFGVYGYIVKPFTRNIVLITIENALRRKQLEAEKGKYLRHLEEQVRQRTENLSSQLLFHQNIINSIPIPIFYKDHHGRYQGCNTAFESIVGQDRESILGKTVTEIAFRLPADFVQDMDRRVIEEPCRLSYEAAIDDNEGYPRHVIFNKARYPDVNGEIAGVVGVMTDITECRQIEAELRVSEEKFRQIVENIGIGVAVLGQKMDVLWMNSRMSEWFAEARAGEGMVCYHSFIKPPRDAPCSRCPTVRALKEGVRCEATFGEALAVRKRQFRIIASPIHDKDDRVVAAIELVEDITEKTAIERDRQQAQKLESIGQLAAGIAHEINTPTQYIGDNTRFIQEATDDLMGVLSACTDLLAAVKAGAPTRRVVQALEQRIEAADLDYLRTEMPLAIEQTLEGITRVSDIVTSMRRFSHPGSDRKSPVDLNEALESTVTVARNEWKYVADLEVDLDPELPPVRCLPGEMNQVFLNLLINAAQAIYDATDNGKTGKGRIRISTRGNGKTVQICVADNGGGIPESIRERVFDPFFTTKAVGRGTGQGLAIAHAVITEKHGGTIHFESREGGGTVFIIDLPIGPTDRQGKFGQTDSGVSS; from the coding sequence ATGGCGGATAGCGATACTGCAACAGATGACAAGCCGACAGCCGATCTTCTGATCGTTGACAATGCGTTTCAGGTTAGAAACATCCTGGTTCGCTACCTGGAAGAGGCGGGCTACCGCTGCATTACGGCGGCAAGTGTGGACGAGGCCAAAGCCCTGCTTGCCACAAGGCCCGTTGATATGATCCTGAGCGATATCGACATGCCCGGGGTTTCCGGTATCGAGTTGTTCCGTTATGCGGCGACAGCCTGTCCGGACACACCGATCATCGTGGTTTCCGTCATTGACACCCCCCAGAAAGCCAAAGAAGTGTTGGAATTCGGGGTCTACGGCTATATCGTCAAGCCATTCACCCGCAATATCGTCCTGATCACTATCGAAAACGCCTTGCGCCGGAAGCAATTGGAAGCGGAAAAAGGGAAGTATCTTCGGCATTTGGAAGAACAGGTCCGCCAACGCACCGAAAATCTTAGTAGCCAATTGTTATTTCATCAAAATATTATCAATTCGATTCCCATTCCGATTTTTTACAAAGACCATCATGGGCGATACCAGGGCTGCAATACCGCCTTTGAATCGATCGTCGGGCAGGACCGGGAGTCGATTCTCGGCAAAACGGTTACCGAAATCGCCTTCAGGCTGCCTGCCGATTTTGTTCAGGACATGGATCGACGCGTCATCGAGGAACCGTGCAGGCTCAGTTACGAGGCGGCTATCGACGACAATGAGGGTTACCCGCGCCATGTTATTTTCAACAAGGCGCGCTATCCTGACGTCAACGGCGAAATTGCCGGGGTTGTCGGGGTAATGACAGACATCACCGAGTGCAGGCAAATCGAGGCGGAACTGCGCGTTTCGGAAGAGAAATTTCGCCAGATTGTCGAAAACATCGGCATCGGCGTGGCGGTGCTCGGCCAAAAAATGGATGTCCTGTGGATGAACTCCCGGATGAGCGAATGGTTTGCCGAGGCCAGGGCCGGAGAGGGGATGGTATGCTACCATTCTTTTATCAAACCGCCCCGCGATGCTCCGTGCTCCCGCTGTCCCACCGTTCGGGCGCTGAAGGAGGGTGTCCGGTGCGAAGCGACCTTTGGTGAAGCGCTGGCCGTTCGTAAACGCCAGTTCAGGATCATTGCATCACCCATCCACGATAAGGATGACCGGGTTGTCGCAGCGATCGAACTGGTGGAGGACATTACTGAAAAAACAGCCATCGAAAGGGATCGTCAGCAGGCACAAAAACTGGAGTCGATCGGCCAGCTGGCGGCCGGCATCGCCCATGAAATCAATACGCCCACTCAGTACATCGGAGACAATACCCGCTTTATCCAGGAAGCCACCGATGACCTGATGGGAGTGCTTTCCGCCTGCACGGATCTCTTGGCTGCCGTCAAGGCCGGCGCGCCAACCCGAAGGGTTGTACAGGCACTGGAACAGCGGATCGAAGCCGCCGATCTCGACTACCTGCGGACCGAAATGCCGCTTGCCATCGAGCAAACCCTCGAGGGAATCACGCGGGTCAGTGATATCGTCACCTCCATGCGCCGTTTCTCCCATCCGGGATCGGATCGGAAATCCCCGGTCGACCTGAATGAGGCCCTGGAATCCACCGTCACCGTGGCCCGTAACGAATGGAAATACGTCGCCGATCTGGAGGTCGATCTCGATCCGGAATTACCCCCGGTGCGATGCCTTCCCGGCGAAATGAATCAGGTGTTCTTGAATCTCCTGATCAATGCCGCCCAGGCCATTTATGATGCCACCGATAACGGAAAAACCGGTAAAGGACGGATACGGATCAGTACCCGCGGCAATGGCAAGACCGTGCAGATCTGCGTTGCCGACAACGGCGGCGGCATCCCCGAATCGATCCGGGAGCGGGTGTTCGACCCGTTTTTTACGACCAAAGCCGTGGGCCGGGGGACCGGCCAGGGATTGGCCATCGCCCACGCCGTGATCACCGAAAAACATGGTGGAACCATCCATTTCGAAAGCCGAGAAGGCGGGGGAACCGTCTTCATTATCGACTTGCCCATCGGGCCGACCGATCGGCAAGGTAAATTTGGCCAAACTGATTCAGGAGTGTCATCATGA
- a CDS encoding HD-GYP domain-containing protein has product MNDSLGNILVIDDDPAIHRMIGRIFRHKPLAFESVHGGAQALLKLQSITPDLILLDLSMPGMDGFEVAERIRDDFKLLHIPVIILTGMDGTDILSRALGECADDFISKTADPSEIIARVSYHLKRKQALDQLHDEKVNLNHMVSLKSSQLALALEKLKDASLEVIWRLTSASEYRDNETGAHIQRMSHYAAIIASQMGLKKKTVDAILYAAPMHDIGKIGIPDRILLKPGKFDDAEWEIMKTHTQIGADILKGSAIGFVRMGEIIALTHHERWDGSGYPLGLKEKNIPMVSRIVAIADVFDALTSERPYKKTFSVETATRIINESSGTHFDPTVVNAFFASLDKLLAVRNKLGKG; this is encoded by the coding sequence ATGAACGACAGCCTTGGAAATATTCTAGTTATCGATGACGACCCGGCCATCCACCGGATGATCGGTCGGATTTTCCGGCACAAGCCCCTTGCCTTTGAGTCGGTCCATGGCGGCGCCCAGGCCCTTTTAAAACTCCAATCGATAACGCCGGACCTGATTCTGCTGGATCTGTCCATGCCGGGAATGGACGGATTCGAAGTGGCTGAACGGATCAGGGATGACTTCAAGCTACTGCACATTCCGGTCATCATCCTCACCGGGATGGACGGGACGGATATTCTTTCCCGTGCCCTTGGTGAATGCGCAGACGACTTTATTTCCAAAACTGCCGATCCATCTGAAATTATTGCCCGGGTATCGTACCACCTGAAACGGAAGCAGGCCCTTGACCAGTTGCACGATGAAAAAGTCAACCTGAACCACATGGTCTCGCTCAAATCCAGCCAGCTGGCCCTGGCCCTGGAAAAGCTCAAAGACGCTTCCCTGGAGGTCATCTGGCGGCTCACGTCCGCCTCCGAATACCGTGATAACGAAACCGGCGCCCATATTCAACGCATGAGCCACTATGCCGCCATCATCGCCAGCCAGATGGGGCTGAAAAAGAAAACCGTAGACGCAATTCTCTATGCCGCCCCTATGCATGACATCGGAAAGATCGGCATTCCGGACCGGATCCTGCTAAAGCCGGGCAAATTCGATGATGCCGAATGGGAAATCATGAAAACCCACACCCAGATCGGTGCCGATATCCTGAAAGGCTCGGCTATCGGCTTTGTCCGCATGGGGGAAATCATCGCTCTGACGCACCACGAACGCTGGGACGGTAGTGGTTACCCCCTTGGGCTGAAAGAGAAAAATATCCCGATGGTGAGCCGTATTGTTGCCATCGCCGACGTCTTTGACGCACTGACCTCCGAACGGCCATACAAAAAAACATTTTCAGTGGAAACCGCCACCCGGATCATCAACGAAAGCAGCGGTACGCATTTCGATCCCACGGTAGTCAACGCATTCTTCGCGTCCCTGGACAAACTGCTGGCGGTCAGAAATAAACTGGGTAAGGGATAA
- a CDS encoding site-2 protease family protein produces MNIGWILLQVLALFMALTFHEFAHGWVARRLGDRTAESRGRLTLNPKAHIDPFGTILVPAMLILMHSPVVFGWAKPVPIDPRNFKDPRRGMMWSALGGPVINLFLAAVFAILFKALLTAGIIVQGLLMFMLIAIQLNVFLAVFNLIPIPPLDGGRVLVGLLPPRQAMALSRVEPYGFMIVLALMYFNVLDRFLFYPIQIVLQLLGIG; encoded by the coding sequence ATGAATATTGGTTGGATTCTGCTGCAGGTGCTGGCCCTGTTTATGGCCCTGACCTTTCACGAGTTTGCCCACGGATGGGTGGCGCGGCGGTTGGGCGACCGCACGGCCGAGTCCCGGGGGCGCCTGACCCTGAACCCCAAGGCTCATATCGATCCGTTCGGCACCATCCTGGTGCCGGCCATGCTGATCCTGATGCATTCGCCGGTGGTCTTCGGCTGGGCCAAACCGGTGCCCATCGATCCGCGTAATTTCAAGGACCCCCGCCGGGGCATGATGTGGTCTGCCCTGGGCGGCCCGGTAATCAACCTTTTTTTGGCCGCCGTCTTCGCCATTCTTTTCAAGGCCCTGCTGACGGCCGGCATCATCGTCCAGGGGCTCCTGATGTTCATGCTGATCGCCATCCAGCTCAATGTGTTCCTGGCCGTCTTCAACCTGATTCCGATTCCGCCGCTGGACGGCGGCCGGGTGCTGGTCGGGCTGCTGCCGCCCCGGCAGGCCATGGCTTTAAGCCGTGTCGAACCTTACGGCTTCATGATTGTACTGGCCCTGATGTACTTCAATGTGCTGGACCGCTTTCTCTTCTACCCCATCCAGATCGTGCTGCAACTGCTTGGCATCGGGTGA